A genomic window from Planococcus rifietoensis includes:
- the coxB gene encoding cytochrome c oxidase subunit II, with protein MMKGPKKWRLFALMTALLVFLSGCGREEISTLIPAGKVAQDQFNLLILSSIVMLFVIVVVTIIYVLAIVKFRRSKVGEDMIPEQVEGSARLEFIWTAIPIVLLLILAVPTVYSTFDLADVTAMDAQDEDGVAENLTVNVTGKLYWWEFEYPEQEIRTAQELVVPTGERVYFNLIAADVKHSFWIPSVGGKLDVNPENVNTFYLEFDKESSELEEGVYFGKCAELCGPSHALMDFKVKTLNREDFDAWVAAMQEEQAAPTETLAQEGEELFGQDGLGCIACHAVNSAGAATGQGPNLTTFGDRTTIAGFMEHDEETLKNWIADPQQYKPGNLMPEAASLNNGEELSDQELNALAAYLMGLKVEE; from the coding sequence ATGATGAAAGGACCTAAGAAATGGCGCCTTTTCGCCTTGATGACCGCATTGCTTGTTTTTCTTTCAGGCTGCGGGCGCGAAGAGATCTCGACGCTGATACCGGCTGGTAAGGTTGCACAAGATCAGTTTAACTTGCTGATTTTGTCATCCATTGTCATGTTGTTCGTTATCGTCGTCGTCACTATCATCTATGTATTGGCAATTGTGAAATTCCGCCGTTCAAAAGTAGGGGAGGATATGATCCCTGAACAAGTCGAAGGGAGCGCGCGTCTTGAGTTTATCTGGACAGCAATTCCGATCGTCCTGCTTTTGATCCTCGCTGTTCCGACGGTCTACTCAACATTCGACCTGGCTGATGTCACGGCGATGGACGCACAGGATGAAGACGGCGTGGCTGAAAACTTGACAGTCAACGTAACCGGTAAACTTTACTGGTGGGAATTCGAGTACCCTGAACAGGAAATTCGCACTGCACAGGAACTGGTCGTCCCGACTGGCGAGCGCGTCTACTTCAATTTGATTGCTGCAGACGTTAAGCACTCGTTCTGGATTCCTTCTGTTGGCGGTAAGCTCGACGTCAACCCTGAAAACGTCAATACCTTCTATTTGGAATTCGATAAAGAATCTTCAGAACTTGAAGAAGGCGTTTACTTCGGTAAATGTGCCGAGCTTTGCGGACCTTCCCACGCTTTGATGGATTTCAAAGTCAAAACGCTTAACCGCGAAGACTTTGATGCTTGGGTAGCTGCAATGCAGGAAGAACAAGCTGCGCCTACAGAAACACTTGCTCAAGAGGGTGAAGAACTATTTGGCCAAGATGGTTTAGGTTGTATTGCATGCCACGCTGTCAACAGTGCTGGCGCTGCTACAGGTCAAGGTCCTAACTTAACGACTTTCGGCGACCGTACGACAATCGCCGGCTTCATGGAACATGATGAAGAAACATTGAAAAACTGGATTGCTGATCCTCAGCAATACAAGCCAGGCAATTTGATGCCTGAAGCAGCTTCACTAAATAATGGCGAAGAACTTTCCGATCAAGAGCTTAATGCACTTGCTGCATACTTGATGGGCTTGAAAGTTGAAGAGTAA
- the pyc gene encoding pyruvate carboxylase, translated as MKEINKILVANRGEIAIRIFRACTELNLRTVAIYSQEDSGSFHRYKADESYLVGKGKKPIDAYLDIEDIIRIAKDSGVDAIHPGYGFLSENVHFARRCEEEGIVFIGPTSRHLDMFGDKVKARDQAIAAGIPVIPGTDGPVESLEEVEAFAEQAGFPLMIKASLGGGGRGMRIVKDASELASSYERAKSEAKAAFGSDEMYVEKFVDKPKHIEVQILGDAEGNVVHLYERDCSIQRRHQKVVEIAPSNSISNELRNEICDAAVKLMKNIDYINAGTVEFLVAGDEFYFIEVNPRIQVEHTITEMVTGIDIVHAQIHIARGHMLHSETIAIPKQEDIPLFGFAIQSRVTTEDPLNDFMPDAGKLMVYRSGGGFGVRLDAGNGFQGAVISPYYDSLLVKVSTWATTFKEAAAKMDRNLQEFRIRGIKTNIPFLENVVKHQNFINGDFDTSFIDSTPELFKFPVRQDRGTKLLSYIGNVTVNGFPGIEKKKKPIHAAPRKPEIDIITEVPQGTKQILDERGPEGLTKWILEQEDVLLTDTTLRDAHQSLLATRMRSHDMFAVAKETARLQSDLFSMEMWGGATFDVSYRFLKEDPWQRLIKLREDIPNVLFQMLFRGANAVGYKNYPDNVIREFARTSAEAGIDVFRIFDSLNWIKGMEVAIDEVRNSGKVAEAAICYTGDILDPSRDKYTVQYYKDMAKELEAAGAHILAIKDMAGLLKPEAAYRLVSELKDTVSLPIHLHTHDTSGNGIYLYSKAIEAGVDIVDTALGTMAGLTSQPSANSLYYAMSGGKRKIRADIESLETMSHYWEDVRKYYSDFESGMNSPHSEIYVHEMPGGQYSNLQQQAKAVGLGMRWEEVKEMYSRVNMLFGDVVKVTPSSKVVGDMALFMVQNELDEKTVLTRGENIDFPESVIEFFEGYIGQPHGGFPKELQKVILKEREPITVRPGELLEPADFDAIRETLFKRLERPVTSHEVLAYALYPKVFEEYSLTNQTFGDVSVLDTLTFLYGMRLSEEIEVEIEKGKTLMIKLVSIGEPQKDGTRIIYFELNGQPREISIQDMTVETDSAAKPKADPTKENHIAATMPGTVLKVVGEKGLKVKRGDHLLVTEAMKMETTVQAPFDGTIQEIYVTAGDGISTGDLLIEMESK; from the coding sequence GTGAAAGAGATTAACAAGATCTTAGTAGCCAACCGCGGAGAAATTGCAATTCGGATCTTCCGCGCCTGTACAGAACTGAATCTTCGGACAGTTGCGATTTATTCGCAGGAAGACAGCGGTTCGTTTCATCGTTACAAAGCTGACGAATCGTATTTAGTCGGCAAAGGCAAAAAGCCGATCGATGCTTATTTGGACATTGAAGACATCATTCGCATCGCCAAAGACTCAGGAGTGGATGCCATTCACCCAGGGTACGGATTCTTATCCGAAAACGTGCATTTTGCGCGGCGCTGTGAAGAAGAAGGCATCGTATTCATCGGGCCGACATCCCGCCATCTCGATATGTTCGGCGATAAAGTCAAAGCCCGTGACCAAGCGATCGCTGCAGGCATCCCAGTCATTCCGGGAACGGACGGCCCTGTCGAATCATTAGAGGAAGTAGAGGCGTTTGCCGAACAAGCCGGATTCCCGTTGATGATCAAAGCATCACTGGGCGGCGGTGGACGCGGTATGCGCATCGTCAAAGACGCCAGTGAACTGGCATCGTCTTACGAACGTGCGAAATCCGAAGCAAAAGCTGCTTTCGGTTCCGACGAGATGTATGTGGAAAAATTTGTAGACAAACCGAAGCACATCGAAGTGCAGATCCTTGGCGATGCAGAAGGCAATGTCGTCCATCTGTATGAACGTGACTGCTCCATTCAGCGGCGCCACCAGAAAGTCGTGGAAATCGCCCCATCCAACTCGATCAGCAATGAATTGCGCAACGAAATTTGCGACGCTGCCGTTAAGTTAATGAAAAACATCGATTACATAAATGCCGGGACAGTTGAATTCCTGGTGGCGGGAGATGAATTTTACTTTATCGAAGTAAACCCCCGCATCCAAGTTGAACACACGATCACTGAAATGGTTACAGGCATCGATATCGTCCATGCGCAGATCCATATTGCCCGCGGGCATATGCTGCATAGCGAAACGATCGCCATCCCGAAACAAGAAGACATTCCATTGTTCGGATTCGCCATTCAATCGCGTGTGACGACTGAAGATCCATTGAACGATTTCATGCCAGATGCCGGAAAACTGATGGTCTACCGTTCAGGCGGCGGATTTGGCGTACGCCTGGATGCTGGAAATGGTTTCCAGGGAGCGGTCATTTCCCCGTATTACGATTCATTGCTCGTTAAAGTGTCCACTTGGGCAACAACGTTCAAAGAAGCAGCAGCGAAAATGGACCGCAACTTGCAGGAATTCCGTATCCGCGGCATCAAAACGAATATCCCGTTTCTTGAAAATGTGGTAAAACATCAAAATTTCATCAATGGGGATTTTGATACGAGCTTTATCGACAGTACACCAGAATTGTTCAAATTCCCTGTGCGCCAAGACCGTGGAACAAAGCTGCTTAGCTATATCGGCAATGTGACGGTAAATGGCTTCCCGGGAATCGAGAAGAAAAAGAAACCGATCCATGCCGCTCCGCGTAAACCGGAAATCGACATCATCACGGAAGTTCCACAAGGCACAAAACAGATTCTCGATGAGCGTGGCCCGGAAGGATTGACGAAGTGGATACTTGAGCAAGAGGATGTGCTGCTCACGGATACGACTCTACGCGATGCCCATCAATCGCTGCTTGCCACGCGCATGCGTTCTCACGATATGTTTGCGGTGGCAAAAGAAACAGCCCGGCTCCAAAGCGATTTGTTCTCGATGGAGATGTGGGGTGGGGCGACATTTGATGTGTCATATCGCTTCCTGAAGGAAGACCCATGGCAGCGCCTCATCAAATTGCGTGAAGACATTCCGAACGTCTTGTTCCAGATGTTGTTCCGTGGAGCGAATGCGGTCGGCTATAAAAACTACCCGGATAATGTCATCCGCGAGTTTGCCCGGACATCGGCTGAAGCTGGAATCGACGTATTCCGTATTTTCGATAGCCTCAACTGGATTAAAGGGATGGAAGTTGCCATCGATGAAGTCCGCAATTCCGGCAAAGTTGCAGAAGCAGCGATTTGCTATACAGGAGACATTCTTGACCCGAGCCGTGATAAATACACGGTTCAATACTATAAGGATATGGCGAAAGAGCTGGAAGCGGCAGGCGCGCATATTCTCGCGATCAAAGACATGGCTGGCCTATTGAAGCCGGAAGCTGCATACCGGCTCGTTTCTGAACTGAAGGATACGGTCTCCTTGCCAATTCATTTGCACACGCATGATACGAGCGGAAACGGCATCTACCTTTATTCCAAAGCGATTGAAGCAGGTGTCGATATCGTTGATACTGCCCTTGGCACTATGGCCGGGCTCACGTCGCAGCCAAGCGCCAACTCGCTGTACTATGCGATGAGCGGCGGCAAGCGGAAAATCAGAGCAGATATCGAGTCTCTTGAGACCATGTCCCATTACTGGGAAGATGTGCGCAAGTATTACAGTGATTTCGAGAGCGGCATGAACAGCCCGCATTCCGAGATTTACGTCCACGAAATGCCAGGCGGGCAGTACAGCAACCTGCAGCAGCAGGCAAAAGCGGTCGGTCTCGGCATGCGCTGGGAAGAAGTGAAAGAAATGTATTCCCGCGTCAACATGTTGTTCGGCGATGTCGTGAAAGTTACACCGTCATCGAAAGTCGTAGGGGACATGGCTTTGTTCATGGTCCAGAACGAATTGGATGAAAAAACAGTGTTGACACGTGGAGAGAATATCGATTTCCCTGAATCGGTCATCGAGTTCTTCGAAGGTTATATCGGCCAACCGCACGGCGGCTTCCCGAAAGAATTGCAAAAAGTGATCTTGAAAGAACGCGAGCCGATTACGGTGCGTCCAGGTGAACTGCTCGAACCGGCTGACTTTGACGCAATCCGCGAGACGCTGTTCAAACGCCTAGAGCGCCCGGTCACAAGCCACGAAGTGCTGGCCTATGCGTTGTACCCGAAAGTATTCGAAGAGTATAGCCTGACGAACCAGACCTTTGGGGATGTATCAGTCCTTGATACCTTAACCTTCCTCTATGGCATGCGTCTCAGCGAAGAAATCGAAGTCGAGATCGAAAAAGGCAAGACCTTGATGATCAAACTGGTGTCCATCGGCGAACCGCAAAAAGACGGGACGCGCATCATCTATTTCGAATTGAACGGCCAACCGCGTGAGATCAGCATTCAGGATATGACGGTTGAAACCGATTCAGCAGCTAAACCGAAAGCCGACCCGACAAAAGAAAATCATATTGCAGCGACAATGCCTGGCACTGTCCTGAAAGTAGTCGGTGAAAAAGGGCTGAAAGTAAAACGTGGCGACCATCTTTTGGTCACGGAAGCAATGAAGATGGAGACAACTGTCCAAGCACCATTTGACGGCACGATCCAGGAAATCTATGTAACAGCCGGCGACGGCATTTCGACAGGCGATCTGCTTATTGAAATGGAATCAAAATAA
- the cyoE gene encoding heme o synthase, translating to MSNGRSLSAEPTDAVESSTFTKDFLALIKIGIVNSNLITVFTGLWLAFQFSDKNFLDHMDILVYTIVGSALIIAGSAAMNNYIDTDIDPLMASKRARPTVTGRFKPSAVLALAISFIVIGELFLFSASVSAGLFGIAGILAYVVLYSMWSKRRHVGNTIVGSISGAIPPLIGWAAVEPALGMGAWALFLIMFIWQPPHFYALAMKRTEEYRAANIPMLPVVKGFHRTKKSMLAWVLLLFPLPFLLMELGIGFIILATALNIGWLVLAIQGFKAADDLKWAKKMFIYSLNYMTILFVSMIIFAVFV from the coding sequence ATGTCAAACGGCCGGTCTTTGTCTGCAGAACCGACCGATGCTGTAGAATCGAGCACGTTCACTAAAGATTTTCTGGCACTTATTAAGATTGGGATTGTCAATTCCAATTTAATTACCGTCTTTACGGGACTGTGGCTCGCTTTCCAGTTTTCGGATAAGAATTTCCTTGATCACATGGACATTCTCGTCTACACGATCGTCGGTTCGGCATTGATCATTGCGGGGTCTGCGGCGATGAATAATTATATCGACACAGATATTGACCCATTGATGGCCAGCAAGAGAGCCCGCCCGACAGTTACGGGCAGGTTCAAGCCATCCGCTGTCTTGGCACTCGCCATTTCTTTCATCGTTATAGGCGAACTCTTTTTGTTTTCCGCTTCTGTTTCAGCAGGTCTGTTTGGAATCGCCGGCATCTTGGCTTATGTTGTTCTCTATTCGATGTGGTCGAAGAGACGGCATGTCGGCAACACGATCGTCGGCAGCATTTCCGGCGCAATCCCGCCGCTAATCGGCTGGGCTGCGGTGGAGCCGGCGCTCGGTATGGGCGCATGGGCGCTGTTTCTGATTATGTTCATCTGGCAGCCGCCGCATTTTTATGCGCTTGCCATGAAACGGACGGAAGAGTATCGGGCTGCAAATATTCCGATGCTACCGGTGGTCAAAGGATTCCATCGGACAAAAAAATCGATGCTTGCATGGGTTTTACTGCTTTTCCCGCTGCCGTTCCTGCTTATGGAACTAGGGATAGGCTTCATCATCTTAGCTACAGCGTTGAATATCGGATGGCTTGTTCTTGCAATCCAAGGCTTCAAAGCAGCTGATGATTTGAAATGGGCGAAGAAAATGTTCATCTATTCGTTGAACTATATGACGATTCTATTTGTATCGATGATCATTTTCGCCGTATTCGTCTAA
- a CDS encoding cytochrome (ubi)quinol oxidase subunit III — MDLNKRYTPQTWPDHPETATLEGKNKFVGFWLLLAAETVTFASLFATYLALKDKGPSGMEFSASGLFELPLVFAMTMILLTSSLTSVYAMYHMKNHNFKAMQAWLGITVLLGLAFLGLEIYEFNHYVHLGFGYTNSAFSSAFYTLVGTHGAHVVFGLSWFIALMLRNAKRGLNMYNAPKFYLAALYWHFIDVVWVFIFTVVYLMGVIG; from the coding sequence GTGGACTTAAATAAACGATATACCCCACAAACTTGGCCCGATCATCCTGAAACGGCGACGCTAGAAGGGAAGAACAAGTTCGTTGGTTTCTGGTTGCTTCTTGCAGCTGAGACCGTCACCTTCGCCTCTCTCTTCGCAACTTATCTTGCGTTGAAAGATAAAGGCCCAAGCGGAATGGAATTTTCCGCTTCCGGCTTGTTCGAACTGCCGCTTGTTTTTGCCATGACAATGATTCTTTTGACATCTTCGTTGACTAGTGTTTACGCGATGTATCATATGAAGAATCATAATTTCAAGGCAATGCAGGCATGGCTAGGAATTACCGTGCTATTGGGGCTTGCGTTCCTAGGCTTGGAGATTTATGAGTTTAACCATTATGTCCACCTCGGTTTTGGCTATACCAATAGTGCCTTTAGTTCCGCATTCTATACTTTAGTCGGAACTCACGGGGCGCACGTTGTCTTCGGGCTTAGCTGGTTCATCGCGTTGATGCTCCGTAACGCTAAACGCGGCTTGAACATGTACAATGCACCGAAGTTCTATCTTGCCGCTCTTTATTGGCATTTCATTGACGTAGTATGGGTGTTCATCTTCACTGTAGTCTACTTGATGGGAGTGATCGGTTAA
- the ctaG gene encoding cytochrome c oxidase assembly factor CtaG, whose translation MPISIFGFEALWSPWYFGFLVLITLLYFLVTTKWRHKFTDSEPLQTKQALLFVSGMALIYILKGSPVDLLGHITLTMHMVQMALLLLLAAPLVIMGIPSYIWRAFIELPIINPLFMFFTKPLIALLLFSLFFSVYHLPLVFDFVKQDMLIHSIVSTLLFVSALLYWWPVVNNLEGMHKFHGLKKLGYLFGLSVLMTPACALIIFSTTPFYATYSDGEAWMQAMALCVPAGTLAQLNLSGPELFTNMSLIEDQRTGGITMKIIQELVFTVFIWLVFHEWLKNETANADEITAKVLQDRKDMAYYRHNGQ comes from the coding sequence ATGCCAATCAGCATTTTCGGCTTCGAGGCGTTATGGAGCCCCTGGTATTTTGGATTTCTCGTACTGATTACGCTTTTATATTTTCTAGTCACCACAAAGTGGAGACATAAATTCACTGATAGTGAACCGCTTCAAACCAAGCAGGCCCTGCTCTTCGTGTCAGGGATGGCCTTGATCTACATCTTGAAAGGCTCGCCGGTCGATTTGCTTGGACACATCACGTTGACGATGCATATGGTTCAGATGGCGCTGCTCTTGCTATTGGCTGCCCCGCTTGTGATCATGGGGATTCCTTCTTATATTTGGCGGGCGTTCATCGAGTTGCCAATTATCAACCCTCTGTTCATGTTCTTCACTAAACCATTGATTGCCTTGCTGCTATTCAGTTTATTCTTCTCCGTTTACCATTTGCCGCTTGTCTTCGATTTCGTCAAGCAAGACATGCTGATTCATAGCATCGTCAGCACCTTGCTGTTCGTGTCGGCACTGCTTTACTGGTGGCCTGTGGTCAACAATCTTGAAGGCATGCACAAATTCCACGGACTGAAGAAATTGGGCTATTTATTCGGCTTGAGCGTTTTGATGACGCCAGCTTGTGCCTTGATCATTTTCAGCACGACACCGTTTTATGCAACGTATTCAGATGGTGAAGCATGGATGCAGGCGATGGCTCTATGCGTGCCTGCAGGGACACTGGCACAGCTTAACTTGTCAGGCCCTGAACTCTTCACGAATATGTCGCTGATCGAAGACCAACGCACCGGCGGCATCACAATGAAAATTATCCAGGAATTGGTATTTACTGTGTTCATTTGGTTAGTTTTCCATGAATGGCTCAAAAATGAAACAGCCAATGCCGATGAAATCACCGCTAAAGTTTTGCAGGACCGCAAAGATATGGCGTATTACAGACATAATGGGCAATGA
- a CDS encoding cytochrome c oxidase subunit I: protein MSSNSQKKGFGATIWDYLTTVDHKKIAILYLISGGFFFLVGGVEAMMIRIQLMKAGNDFLSAGTYNEVLTMHGTTMIFLAAMPILLAFMNAVSPLQIGARDVAFPFLNSLGFWLFFFGGIFLNLSWFLGGAPDAGWTNYASLALESEGHGIDFYSLGLTISGFGTLIAGINFLVTIINMRAPGMTYMRMPLFTWTTFVASALILLAFPPLTVGIFFMVFDRLFGANFFDVQMGGNTIIWEHFFWIFGHPEVYILILPAFGIFSEIFAIFSRKRLFGYTALVFATILIGFYGFMVWAHHMFTVGLGPTANAVFALATMIIAVPTGIKIFNWLLTIWGGNISFTVPMIYAVAFIPSFVAGGVTGVMQAIAPLDYQLHDSYFIVAHFHYVIVGGVVLAILAGTHLYWPKMFGTMLSEKLGKWTFWFFFIGFHLTFFIQHFLGLMGMPRRVYTFGADQGWDLFNAISSAGALLMAIGVLILLVNVVMTVMKGERVGNDPWGDGRTLEWAIPSPPPFYNFAQTPLVRGLDPYWIEKMEGNKEGMVYAEPLGDIHMPNGSFIPFVISLGMFIAAFGAMYHMDGHAWALPVLIGGLAITFGSMLVRSLKDDLGFHVTKEELIADNERIQREARALEGGKKGGLK from the coding sequence GTGAGTTCTAACTCTCAGAAAAAGGGTTTCGGCGCTACAATATGGGACTACTTAACAACAGTAGACCATAAGAAAATCGCGATCCTCTACTTGATCTCCGGCGGATTTTTCTTCCTAGTCGGCGGCGTAGAAGCGATGATGATCCGGATTCAGCTTATGAAAGCCGGAAACGATTTCCTCAGCGCCGGAACGTATAACGAAGTTTTAACGATGCACGGAACGACCATGATCTTCCTTGCGGCGATGCCGATTCTCTTGGCATTCATGAACGCCGTCTCACCTTTGCAAATCGGTGCGCGTGATGTGGCGTTTCCTTTCTTGAACTCACTTGGGTTCTGGCTATTCTTCTTCGGTGGTATCTTCCTAAACCTTTCTTGGTTCTTGGGTGGAGCACCGGATGCAGGATGGACAAACTATGCTTCTTTGGCACTTGAATCTGAAGGCCACGGAATCGATTTTTACTCACTCGGTTTGACGATATCCGGTTTCGGTACCTTGATCGCGGGGATTAACTTCCTTGTTACGATCATCAATATGCGTGCTCCGGGTATGACGTATATGAGAATGCCGCTTTTCACTTGGACGACTTTCGTAGCGTCTGCGTTGATTCTCTTGGCATTCCCTCCACTGACTGTCGGTATCTTCTTCATGGTATTCGACCGTTTGTTCGGGGCTAATTTCTTTGATGTACAAATGGGTGGTAACACGATCATTTGGGAGCATTTCTTCTGGATCTTCGGTCACCCGGAAGTTTACATCTTGATTTTGCCAGCATTTGGTATTTTCTCTGAAATCTTTGCAATTTTCTCCCGCAAACGCCTATTCGGTTACACGGCATTGGTCTTTGCAACAATCCTGATCGGTTTCTACGGATTCATGGTTTGGGCTCACCACATGTTTACAGTTGGTCTTGGACCGACAGCAAACGCGGTCTTCGCCCTTGCAACGATGATCATCGCAGTTCCGACAGGGATCAAAATCTTTAACTGGCTACTTACGATCTGGGGAGGAAACATTTCCTTCACAGTGCCGATGATCTACGCAGTTGCGTTTATCCCGTCATTCGTAGCTGGTGGGGTAACAGGCGTTATGCAGGCAATTGCGCCGCTTGATTACCAGCTGCACGATTCTTACTTTATCGTCGCCCACTTCCACTACGTAATCGTTGGTGGTGTTGTGCTCGCAATTTTGGCAGGTACGCATTTGTACTGGCCGAAAATGTTCGGTACAATGTTGAGCGAAAAACTTGGAAAATGGACATTCTGGTTCTTCTTCATCGGATTCCATTTGACATTCTTTATTCAGCATTTCCTTGGCCTCATGGGTATGCCACGCCGTGTTTACACGTTCGGAGCTGACCAAGGCTGGGATCTATTCAACGCAATCAGCTCGGCTGGTGCCTTGTTGATGGCGATCGGAGTTCTTATCCTCCTCGTCAACGTTGTTATGACAGTAATGAAAGGCGAACGCGTCGGCAACGACCCATGGGGCGACGGACGTACGCTTGAATGGGCAATCCCATCACCACCGCCATTCTATAACTTTGCACAAACACCGCTTGTCCGTGGACTTGATCCGTATTGGATCGAGAAAATGGAAGGCAATAAAGAAGGCATGGTCTATGCTGAGCCACTCGGCGATATCCACATGCCGAACGGATCATTCATTCCTTTCGTCATCTCACTTGGCATGTTCATTGCAGCGTTTGGCGCAATGTACCATATGGATGGGCATGCATGGGCGCTTCCTGTATTGATCGGCGGTCTTGCGATCACATTTGGTTCAATGCTCGTGCGTTCTTTGAAAGATGACCTTGGTTTCCATGTAACAAAAGAAGAATTGATTGCGGATAACGAACGCATTCAAAGAGAAGCAAGAGCGCTGGAAGGAGGCAAAAAAGGTGGACTTAAATAA
- a CDS encoding COX15/CtaA family protein yields MKSNIYIKIFGVLASVGMLLILLGGALVTKTDSGMGCGRNWPDCNGNLIPREITPEVLIEFSHRLVTGVVGILIVVLAVWAWRKFGHVRETKFLAFMAVFFLVLQALIGAAQVLWGQGDFILALHFGISLLSFAAVLLLTLLIFEVDRKFDADRVQIGRTLKFHTLGVALYSYVVVYTGALVRHTESSLICSDWPLCRNDQFALPSNMYEWVQMGHRFAAALIVIWIGVIALHAYRHYRDQRVIYWGWLIAFTIVLLQATSGMLVVLTKLNLAVALLHSLLISMLFGLLCYMVLLVSRSKFIKSK; encoded by the coding sequence TTGAAAAGCAACATTTATATAAAAATATTCGGGGTTCTTGCGTCTGTCGGCATGCTGCTCATCCTCCTCGGCGGAGCTCTAGTGACCAAGACCGACAGTGGCATGGGCTGCGGCCGCAACTGGCCGGACTGCAACGGCAATTTGATTCCGCGCGAAATCACTCCTGAAGTGCTGATCGAGTTCTCCCACCGCCTGGTGACGGGCGTGGTCGGAATTTTGATTGTGGTGTTAGCTGTATGGGCTTGGCGCAAGTTCGGCCATGTGCGGGAAACGAAGTTCCTCGCCTTTATGGCTGTCTTCTTCCTCGTGCTGCAAGCATTGATAGGGGCTGCGCAAGTTCTATGGGGCCAAGGCGATTTCATCCTCGCGCTCCACTTCGGGATCTCCCTCCTGTCGTTTGCCGCTGTCCTGCTGTTGACCTTGCTGATCTTTGAAGTGGATCGCAAGTTCGATGCGGATCGTGTGCAAATCGGCCGCACGCTGAAATTCCATACGCTCGGCGTTGCGCTGTACTCTTACGTTGTCGTCTACACCGGCGCTCTTGTGCGCCATACAGAATCGAGCTTGATCTGTTCCGACTGGCCTTTGTGCCGCAACGACCAGTTCGCGCTGCCAAGCAATATGTATGAATGGGTTCAGATGGGCCATCGCTTTGCAGCTGCGCTCATCGTCATCTGGATTGGCGTGATTGCACTCCATGCGTATCGTCATTACCGCGACCAGCGAGTCATCTATTGGGGCTGGCTCATCGCCTTTACGATCGTGCTTCTCCAAGCGACGTCCGGAATGCTCGTCGTCTTGACGAAGTTGAATCTGGCGGTGGCCTTGCTCCACTCCTTGCTCATCTCGATGCTTTTCGGATTGTTATGTTATATGGTCCTTCTCGTATCCAGAAGCAAGTTCATCAAATCCAAATAA
- the ctaF gene encoding cytochrome c oxidase subunit IVB has protein sequence MAHDTHDIHRSRAEFEFIKRKRATEMRSQLTSFAMMIFLTLIAFTVVAADFSNYLIVPIILLLAAIQVVLQLYNFMHMSNKGHGMMAFFMFSGIFVAFTIVLTMVTIVWW, from the coding sequence ATGGCACACGATACTCACGATATTCACAGATCCAGAGCAGAATTTGAATTTATCAAGAGAAAACGTGCTACCGAGATGCGCAGCCAGTTGACATCATTCGCTATGATGATTTTCTTGACGCTAATCGCATTCACTGTAGTAGCAGCAGATTTTTCGAATTACTTGATCGTGCCGATTATCTTGCTATTGGCTGCAATTCAAGTCGTGCTCCAGCTTTATAATTTCATGCACATGAGCAATAAAGGCCACGGCATGATGGCATTCTTCATGTTCAGCGGCATCTTTGTCGCATTCACTATCGTTCTTACGATGGTCACCATCGTTTGGTGGTAA